One genomic segment of Musa acuminata AAA Group cultivar baxijiao chromosome BXJ3-3, Cavendish_Baxijiao_AAA, whole genome shotgun sequence includes these proteins:
- the LOC135633833 gene encoding probable beta-D-xylosidase 7, whose protein sequence is METWRELHGLIFSSALLLLLLAQPPVLVVSATPPFACDPANPSTRNYGFCQTTLPIDKRATDLISRLTLEEKIQQLGHIAPAIPRLGLPNYKWWSEALHGVSNWGRGIRFNGTITAATSFPQVIVSAASFNPDLWYRIGQAIGVEARAIYNVGQAEGLTFWSPNVNIFRDPRWGRGQETPGEDPVTASKYAVAFVRGLQGDSPTGERKSEQLMTSACCKHYTAYDLDNWKRHSRYTYNAVVTAQDMEDTYQPPFKSCVQEGRVTCVMCSYNRVNGVPTCADFNLLTLQARNSWGLDGYIASDCGAVDLISGAIHYAKSPEEAVADVLKSGMDLDCSDFVQKHAGSAVQQGILSQGDIDRALFNILSLRIRLGHFNGNPLQLPAGNIPPSQVCSKEHHDLALEAAKAGIVLLKNAANLLPLARSKVASLGVIGPSANNGYLLIGNYNGPPCTGSTPLGELRNYVNDTRFVQGCNKVACDAATINEVILLARSVDQVVLFMGLDQDHEREGLDRIDLVLPGLQRSVITKAAKYAKRPVILVLLTGGPVDITFAKNDPRIGAILWAGYPGEAGALAIAQVLFGEHNPGGKLPVTWYPQEFTSVPMTDMRMRADPATGYPGRSYRFYTGKPVYEFGYGISFTSYSYEFEAEAVTSIYLNSSLTPRTTANSHILSYDIASLGSDTCGNLKFSATVGVKNQGSMAGKHPVLLFSRWSSSEHGRPIKQLVGFQSVHLEAGESTKVVFPLSPCEHLSRATDDGTRVLDKGSHYLVVGQKEHEIRIIS, encoded by the exons ATGGAAACTTGGAGAGAACTCCATGGTCTCATCTTTTCCAGcgcactactgctgctgctgctcgcaCAACCACCGGTCTTAGTCGTTTCAGCCACTCCTCCCTTTGCATGCGATCCTGCAAACCCATCGACGCGAAACTACGGATTCTGTCAGACGACGCTGCCCATCGACAAGAGGGCGACTGATCTCATTTCACGCTTGACCTTGGAGGAGAAGATACAACAACTGGGTCATATAGCTCCGGCAATCCCCCGTCTCGGCTTGCCGAACTACAAATGGTGGTCGGAGGCATTGCACGGTGTGTCCAACTGGGGACGTGGTATTCGATTCAACGGCACCATTACGGCTGCTACCAGCTTCCCCCAAGTTATAGTTAGCGCAGCATCCTTCAACCCCGACCTGTGGTATCGTATCGGACAG GCTATCGGGGTGGAGGCTCGAGCGATCTACAACGTGGGACAGGCGGAAGGATTAACGTTTTGGTCGCCAAACGTGAATATATTCAGAGATCCTAGGTGGGGCAGAGGCCAGGAGACTCCCGGTGAGGATCCCGTGACGGCAAGCAAGTACGCCGTCGCCTTTGTGAGAGGACTACAGGGCGATTCCCCCACAGGGGAGAGGAAGTCTGAGCAGCTGATGACTTCAGCTTGCTGCAAACACTACACAGCCTATGATTTGGATAATTGGAAAAGGCATAGTCGCTACACCTACAATGCTGTG GTAACAGCTCAGGACATGGAAGATACTTATCAGCCTCCTTTCAAAAGCTGCGTCCAAGAAGGTCGAGTCACTTGTGTCATGTGCTCATACAATCGCGTCAACGGAGTACCCACCTGTGCTGATTTCAATCTTCTGACCCTGCAAGCCAGGAACTCGTGGGGCCTCGACGG ATACATTGCTTCGGACTGTGGTGCAGTTGACCTCATTTCTGGTGCTATTCACTACGCCAAATCGCCTGAAGAGGCAGTTGCTGATGTTCTCAAATCTG GAATGGATCTAGATTGCAGTGACTTTGTGCAGAAACATGCTGGATCTGCTGTCCAACAAGGAATTCTATCCCAAGGCGACATAGACAGAGCCCtattcaacatcctctccttgaGAATAAGACTTGGACATTTCAATGGAAATCCACTACAGCTGCCTGCCGGGAACATCCCTCCTAGCCAAGTGTGCTCAAAGGAACACCATGACTTGGCTCTCGAAGCAGCCAAAGCCGGCATCGTTCTCTTAAAGAACGCAGCCAATTTGCTTCCCCTGGCGAGATCCAAGGTTGCATCTCTTGGTGTGATTGGCCCAAGCGCTAACAACGGGTACCTACTTATAGGCAATTACAACGGGCCTCCTTGCACAGGTAGCACCCCACTTGGGGAACTGCGGAACTACGTCAACGATACCCGATTCGTACAAGGGTGTAACAAGGTCGCTTGCGATGCTGCTACGATCAATGAAGTTATCCTGTTGGCGAGATCAGTGGACCAAGTCGTCCTGTTCATGGGGTTGGATCAAGATCATGAGAGAGAGGGTCTTGACAGGATCGATCTGGTTCTCCCAGGATTGCAGCGGAGTGTCATAACCAAGGCTGCAAAATACGCAAAAAGGCCCGTCATCCTGGTGCTGCTCACTGGTGGTCCGGTGGACATTACGTTCGCCAAGAACGACCCCAGAATAGGAGCCATCTTGTGGGCAGGTTACCCTGGTGAAGCAGGTGCATTAGCGATCGCACAGGTCCTCTTCGGAGAGCACAATCCAG GGGGAAAATTGCCTGTCACTTGGTACCCACAGGAGTTCACGAGTGTGCCGATGACTGACATGAGGATGAGGGCCGATCCCGCCACAGGCTATCCAGGACGCAGCTACAGATTCTACACCGGCAAGCCTGTCTATGAGTTTGGATATGGCATCAGCTTCACCAGTTATTCATATGAATTCGAAGCCGAAGCTGTAACTTCGATCTACCTGAACAGCTCACTAACTCCCCGGACTACAGCAAACTCACACATTCTCAGTTATGATATCGCAAGCTTGGGCTCCGACACATGCGGGAACCTAAAATTCTCTGCTACGGTCGGTGTCAAGAACCAGGGTTCCATGGCCGGAAAGCATCCGGTGCTACTCTTCTCTCGCTGGTCATCCTCGGAACATGGTAGGCCAATAAAGCAGCTGGTCGGTTTCCAGAGCGTGCACCTGGAGGCTGGAGAGAGCACCAAAGTGGTGTTTCCTCTCAGCCCCTGCGAGCACCTCAGCCGAGCCACAGATGATGGCACAAGGGTGTTGGACAAAGGATCTCACTACCTCGTCGTCGGGCAAAAGGAGCATGAAATCAGAATCATCTCCTGA
- the LOC103976942 gene encoding uncharacterized protein LOC103976942, producing the protein MGSIDSIANGSEKQALSEEQRTKINEVRASLGPLPDKLVCYSSDASIARYLTARNWNVTKATKMLKETLKWHLEYKPEEIRWDEIAHEAETGKIYRSSYSDKFGRSILVMRPGYENTKSTKGKIRYLVYCMENAILNLPPDQEQMVWLIDFKGFNLSNISIRTTKETADVLQNHYPERLGLAILYNPPKFFEPFWTVAKHLLEPKTCRKVKFVYSDDDNTKKIMEEFFDMDELDCAFGGNNQVGFNISDFAARMKEDDKRMHFIWSQENASSSSVQHETIMTNVSGNSGSDCDKSENGTPVR; encoded by the exons ATGGGTTCGATTGACTCTATCGCAAATGGTTCTGAAAAACAAGCACTTTCTGAAGAGCAAAGGACTAAG ATAAATGAGGTAAGAGCATCATTAGGACCATTGCCAGACAAGCTAGTTTGTTATTCTTCTGATGCATCAATTGCAAGATATTTGACAGCAAGAAACTGGAACGTGACAAAGGCAACTAAAATGCTAAAAGAAACTTTGAAGTGGCATCTTGAGTACAAGCCAGAAGAAATTCGCTGG GATGAAATAGCTCATGAAGCTGAGACTGGAAAAATTTACAGATCAAGTTACTCGGACAAGTTTGGAAGGAGCATTCTTGTCATGAGACCTGGATACGAG AACACAAAGTCAACAAAGGGAAAAATTAGGTACTTGGTGTATTGTATGGAGAATGCAATTCTCAATCTGCCACCTGATCAAGAACAGATGGTGTGGCTCATTGACTTTAAAGGATTCAACTTGTCAAATATATCGATCAGGACAACGAAAGAAACAGCTGATGTTTTGCAAAATCATTACCCAGAAAGATTGGGCTTAGCTATACTGTACAACCCACCCAAGTTCTTTGAACCTTTCTGGACG GTAGCTAAACACTTGCTGGAACCGAAGACATGCAGAAAAGTAAAATTTGTTTACTCCGATGATGACAACACCAAAAAGATCATGGAAGAGTTCTTCGATATGGATGAATTGGACTGCGCATTTGGAGGCAACAACCAAGTGGGTTTTAATATCAGCGATTTTGCAGCAAGGATGAAAGAAGATGACAAGCGGATGCACTTCATTTGGAGCCAAGAAAATGCCTCATCATCCTCAGTTCAACATGAAACGATAATGACAAATGTTTCAGGCAACTCTGGATCAGATTGTGATAAATCAGAGAACGGAACTCCTGTCAGGTGA
- the LOC135632749 gene encoding 2,3-bisphosphoglycerate-dependent phosphoglycerate mutase 1-like, translating to MASTACYHTLGSIQGQGYDGKTGLLSRLGSLPVKTVSKGVNIEMRLLTRGNCYPRSWKLCVVRASSSHSSVADPVQIPSNSNYSDSQKKSSEASLILIRHGESLWNEKNLFTGCVDVPLTQKGVEEAIEAGKRISNIPIDTIFTSSLIRAQMTAMLAMTQHRRKKVPIIMHNESKQAQKWSQIYSEETNKQSIPVITAWQLNERMYGELQGLNKQETADRFGKDKVHEWRRSYDIPPPNGESLEMCAERAVAYFREEIVPQLLTGKNVMIAAHGNSLRSIIMYLDKLTSQEVISLELSTGIPMLYIFKDGKFIRRGSPIGPSEAGVYAYTRRLALYRQKLDEMFQ from the exons ATGGCTTCGACAGCATGTTATCATACCCTTGGTTCCATCCAAGGCCAGGGATACGATGGTAAAACTGGCTTGCTAAGCCGGCTTGGAAGCTTACCTGTGAAAACTGTTTCTAAGGGTGTAAACATTGAGATGCGGCTTCTTACGAGAGGAAACTGCTATCCTCGGAGCTGGAAATTGTGTGTGGTTCGCGCATCAAGCTCACATTCTTCGGTTGCCGATCCAGTTCAAATACCATCAAACAGCAATTATAGTGATTCTCAGAAAAAATCAA GTGAAGCTTCACTTATATTGATTAGACATGGTGAGTCTTTGTGGAATGAGAAAAATCTCTTTACAGGATGTGTTGATGTACCATTGACTCAAAAGGGTGTGGAGGAGGCAATTGAAGCTGGTAAAAGAATAAGCAATATACCTATTGACACAATCTTTACATCTTCACTGATTCGTGCCCAAATGACTGCTATGCTAGCAATGACCCAACATCGTCGCAAAAAG GTTCCGATCATTATGCACAATGAGAGCAAACAGGCCCAGAAGTGGAGTCAAATATATAGTGAAGAAACCAACAAACAGTCCATTCCTGTGATAACTGCCTGGCAACTGAATGAAAGAAT GTATGGTGAATTACAAGGTCTTAATAAGCAGGAAACAGCTGACCGTTTTGGAAAAGACAAAGTTCATGAATGGCGTCGTAGTTATGACATTCCTCCCCCAAATGGCGAGAGTTTGGAGATGTGTGCTGAAAGAGCTGTGGCTTATTTCAGGGAGGAA ATTGTACCTCAACTTTTGACTGGGAAGAATGTGATGATTGCTGCACATGGGAATTCGCTGAGGTCCATCATTATGTACCTGGACAAGCTGACTTCTCAGGAG GTCATCAGCCTTGAACTGTCGACTGGCATTCCAATGCTTTATATATTCAAAGATGGAAAGTTTATTAGGAGAGGAAGCCCAATAGGTCCTTCTGAGGCTGGTGTTTATGCTTATACCAGA CGTTTGGCTCTCTACAGGCAGAAGCTAGATGAAATGTTCCAGTGA
- the LOC103976940 gene encoding FCS-Like Zinc finger 5, with amino-acid sequence MDRRGGGGGREMLLGKRQRPPMRRTTSMTEFAADVVLTDVEATQAPSDHEKTSDVLHHQWNLWMEPQRAAELPAQRRASGVANWLEARYHGSLVLSPRTGGHRKNSSDLAVVETAPFLRACGLCKRRLGPGRDTFMYRGDIAFCSLECRQQHINLEERKEKCSLTSIKDAVPAANGSENAGNGETVAAA; translated from the exons ATggatagaagaggaggaggaggaggaagagagatgttgctgggGAAGCGGCAGCGGCCTCCCATGAGGCGGACGACCAGCATGACCGAGTTCGCCGCCGACGTCGTCCTCACGGATGTCGAGGCCACGCAGGCTCCGTCCGACCATGAGAAGACTAGCGACGTCCTCCACCACCAGTGGAACCTGTGGATGGAGCCGCAGAGGGCGGCGGAGTTGCCCGCGCAGAGGAGGGCCTCCGGCGTCGCGAACTGGCTGGAGGCGCGGTACCATGGGAGCCTGGTGCTGTCGCCGCGTACTGGCGGGCACCGGAAGAACTCTTCCGACCTTGCCGTGGTGGAGACGGCGCCCTTCCTCAGGGCCTGCGGCCTCTGCAAACGCCGCCTTGGCCCCGGCCGGGACACGTTCATGTATAG GGGTGATATTGCATTTTGCAGCCTCGAATGCCGACAGCAGCACATAAATCTGGAGGAGCGCAAGGAGAAATGCTCTCTGACTTCCATCAAGGATGCTGTTCCTGCAGCCAACGGCTCCGAGAATGCTGGCAATGGCGAAACAGTGGCAGCTGCATGA